The following coding sequences are from one Ficedula albicollis isolate OC2 chromosome 17, FicAlb1.5, whole genome shotgun sequence window:
- the PTGS1 gene encoding prostaglandin G/H synthase 1, translated as MQGCGGWMMMCLSLSLPAVNPCCYFPCQNQGVCVRVGLRGYECDCTRTGYYGVNCTSPEFWTHLHNLLKPSPAFYHFILTHFKWFWDIINSTFIRDTLMRLVLTVRANLIPSPPTFNSDYGYISWEAYANVSYYTRVLPPVPDDCPTPMGTKGKMQLPDPQLLAERFLLRQKFEADPRGTNMMFAFFAQHFTHQFFKTSGKMGRGFTKALGHGVDLGHLYGDNLQRQHQLRLFRDGKLKFQVVDGEVYPPMVSEAPVHMVYPSGVPKEQQLAVGQEVFGLLPGLCVYATLWLREHNRVCDLLKRDHPTWSDEQLFQTARLILIGETIKIVVEDYVQHLSGYYLSLKFDPELLFGSQFQYRNRIAVEFNQLYHWHGLMPDSFVIQGQEYSYKQFLYNTSMLMDYGVEALVESFSKQIAGRIGGGQTINANVLHVAVGVIKESRQLRLQPFNEYRKRFGMKPYKSFQELTGEEEKAAELEELYGDIDALEFYPGLLLEKPQPNGIFGESMVEIGAPFSLKGLFGNPICSPEYWKPSTFGGETGFEIVKTASLEKLVCLNVKKCPYVAFHVPDTAEHGSPRAGGSSTEL; from the exons ATGCAGGGATGTGGTGGCTGGATGATGatgtgtctctctctctctctccctgcagtgAATCCCTGTTGCTATTTCCCCTGCCAGAACCAAGGGGTGTGTGTGAGGGTCGGTCTGAGAGGATACGAGTGTGACTGCACACGGACAGGGTACTACGGGGTCAACTGCACCTCCC CTGAGTTCTGGACACACCTGCACAACCTGCTGAAGCCCAGTCCTGCCTTCTACCATTTCATCCTGACCCACTTCAAGTGGTTTTGGGACATTATCAACAGCACCTTCATCAGGGACACGCTCATGAGGCTCGTGCTGACAG tTCGTGCCAATCTCATCCCCAGCCCCCCCACTTTCAACTCTGACTATGGCTACATCAGCTGGGAGGCTTATGCCAACGTCAGCTATTACACCCGTGTCCTCCCGCCCGTGCCGGACGACTGCCCCACGCCCATGGGGACCAAAG GGAAGATGCAGCTCCCTgacccccagctcctggcagagaggTTTCTGCTGCGGCAGAAGTTTGAAGCTGATCCCCGAGGCACCAACATGATGTTTGCCTTCTTCGCCCAGCATTTCACCCACCAGTTCTTCAAGACATCTGGGAAGATGGGGCGTGGCTTCACCAAGGCTCTGGGGCACGGG GTGGACCTGGGACATCTGTACGGGGACAACCTGCAGCGCCAGCACCAGCTGCGACTCTTCCGAGACGGGAAGCTGAAATTCCAG gtggtgGATGGAGAGGTGTACCCGCCCATGGTCAGCGAGGCTCCGGTGCACATGGTGTACCCGTCGGGCGTgcccaaggagcagcagctggcgGTGGGGCAGGAGGTGTTCGGGCTGCTGCCGGGGCTCTGTGTCTATGCCACTCTCTGGCTGCGTGAGCACAACCGTGTCTGCGATCTCCTCAAGCGGGACCATCCCACCTGGAGCGACGAGCAGCTCTTCCAGACAGCACGGCTCATCCTCATCg GGGAGACCATTAAGATTGTTGTTGAAGACTACGTCCAGCACCTCAGTGGGTACTACCTGAGCCTCAAGTTTGACCCCGAGCTGTTGTTTGGGTCACAGTTCCAGTACCGGAATCGCATCGCGGTGGAGTTCAACCAGCTCTATCACTGGCACGGGCTGATGCCCGACTCCTTCGTCATCCAGGGACAAGAGTACAGCTACAAGCAGTTCCTCTACAACACCTCCATGCTCATGGACTACGGGGTGGAGGCACTGGTGGAGTCCTTTTCCAAGCAGATTGCAGGAAGG ATTGGTGGGGGACAGACCATCAATGCCAATGTCCTGCACGTGGCCGTTGGGGTCATCAAGGAGTCCCGGCAGCTGAGGCTACAGCCCTTCAATGAGTATCGGAAAAGGTTTGGCATGAAGCCCTACAAGTCCTTCCAGGAGCTGACAG gagaggaagagaaggcagcagagctggaagagctGTATGGAGACATTGATGCTCTGGAGTTTTACCCAGGCTTGCTGCTCGAGAAACCCCAACCCAATGGCATTTTTGGGGAAAGCATGGTGGAGATTGGAGCTCCATTTTCCCTGAAGGGGCTTTTTGGCAATCCCATCTGCTCCCCAGAGTACTGGAAGCCCAGTACATTTGGTGGAGAAACTGGCTTTGAGATCGTTAAGACAGCATCCCTCGAGAAGCTTGTGTGCCTCAACGTGAAGAAGTGCCCGTACGTGGCGTTCCACGTGCCGGACACTGCAGAGCACGGCAGCCCCCGGGCTGGTGGGTCATCTACAGAGCTCTAG
- the PDCL gene encoding phosducin-like protein, translating into MTTADDKLLGEKLQYYYSSSEGEDEDSEKEDKEGESSIPENVGEVELSSDGSAVNTGPKGVINDWRRFKQLETEQRQEQRREMERLIKKLSMTCRSHLDEEADKQKQKELQEKINGKMTLQEYNMIHNDEDDEEFLQRYRKQRMEEMRQQLYSGQQFKQVFEITSGEAFLDTVDKEHKSTLIMIHIYEDDIPGTESLNGCMICLAAEYPTVKFCRVKSSLIGASTRFTTNALPALLVYKAGELIGNFVRITDQLGEDFFAVDLEAFLQECGLLPEKDVLLLTSIHNPSACYSEDSDLEID; encoded by the exons ATGACTACTGCAGATGATAAACTGCTTGGTGAGAAGCTGCAGTATTAttacagcagcagtgagggtgAGGATGAAGACAGTGAGAAGGAGGATAAAGAAGGGGAGAGCAGCATTCCTGAAAATGTGGGCGAGGTGGAGCTCAGCAGTGATGGCAGCGCTGTCAACACAG GTCCCAAGGGAGTCATTAATGACTGGCGAAGGTTTAAGCAGCTGGAGACGGAGCAGCGGCAGGAGCAGCGCAGGGAGATGGAGAGGCTCATCAAGAAGCTGTCCATGACATGCAGGTCTCACTTGGATGAGGAGGCTGacaagcagaagcagaaagagcttcaggaaaaaatcaatGGAAAG aTGACTTTACAAGAATACAACATGATCCACAATGATGAGGACGACGAGGAGTTCTTGCAGCGCTACAGGAAGCAGCGGATGGAGGAGATGAGGCAGCAGTTGTACAGTGGGCAGCAGTTCAAGCAGGTGTTTGAGATCACCAGTGGAGAAGCATTTCTGGACACAGTGGACAAAGAGCATAAGAGCACACTGATCATGATCCATATCTATGAAGATGATATCCCTGGCACTGAATCCCTGAATGGCTGCATGatctgcctggctgctgagtACCCAACAGTGAAATTCTGCAGAGTGAAGAGTTCCCTCATTGGTGCCAGCACTCGCTTCACTACCAatgccctgccagctctgctggtctACAAGGCAGGGGAGCTCATTGGCAATTTTGTGCGCATCACTGACCAGCTTGGAGAAGATTTTTTTGCTGTAGACCTGGAGGCTTTTCTGCAGGAATGTGGTTTGCTGCCAGAAAAAGACGTACTGCTCCTGACTTCTATACATAACCCATCTGCTTGTTACAGTGAAGACAGTGATCTGGAAATAGACTGA